One Leptolyngbya ohadii IS1 genomic window carries:
- a CDS encoding sulfonate ABC transporter substrate-binding protein — protein sequence MWRHSSFLNAKLFSGASRLFRTMQGSFSDRRIASSLRLSTSRRFFLLTAASLGLSLTIAACTAPAATNSATNTAAPASPATSSLVRIGYQKSATALNLLKSKGDLEKRLQSEGATVEWNEFAAGPQMLEALNVGSIDFAYTGETPPVFAQAAGAPLVYVAYEPLGGAAEAILVRKDSPIQSVAELKGKRVALNKGSNVHYLLVKALEEAGLKYTDIQPVFLPPGDARPAFEQGSVDAWVIWDPFFAATEKATGARVLRDGEGIVANRGFFLSTQKFTSEQPALTKAVVDELTKVSDWAEGNSNEVAQFLSTELKIDKAALDLAETRRGYGVKPLDSEVVDGQQQIADTFYQLKLIPKQIKISDAVWKG from the coding sequence ATGTGGCGACATTCTAGTTTTCTCAACGCAAAGCTTTTCTCTGGCGCATCTCGCTTGTTCAGAACCATGCAGGGCAGTTTTTCCGATCGGAGAATTGCTTCTTCGCTGCGCCTTTCCACCTCTCGACGCTTCTTTTTACTGACGGCAGCAAGTTTGGGTTTAAGCCTGACGATCGCTGCCTGCACGGCTCCCGCTGCCACCAATAGCGCGACGAATACTGCTGCACCTGCGTCTCCGGCGACGAGTTCACTTGTCCGAATTGGCTATCAAAAATCGGCAACGGCTTTGAATCTCCTCAAGAGCAAGGGAGATTTGGAAAAGCGCCTGCAATCCGAGGGGGCAACCGTGGAGTGGAATGAGTTTGCAGCGGGACCTCAAATGCTGGAAGCTTTGAACGTCGGCAGCATTGACTTTGCCTACACGGGAGAAACGCCACCCGTTTTTGCCCAGGCAGCAGGCGCACCGCTGGTTTATGTTGCCTATGAGCCGCTGGGTGGAGCCGCAGAAGCGATTCTGGTGCGGAAGGATTCGCCGATTCAAAGTGTGGCTGAACTGAAGGGCAAAAGAGTGGCGCTGAACAAAGGTTCTAACGTGCATTACCTGCTGGTGAAAGCGTTAGAGGAAGCAGGTTTGAAATATACCGATATCCAACCTGTATTTCTGCCGCCCGGTGATGCGCGTCCTGCGTTTGAGCAAGGCAGTGTCGATGCGTGGGTTATTTGGGACCCGTTCTTTGCGGCGACGGAAAAAGCGACCGGGGCAAGAGTCCTGCGGGACGGTGAAGGCATCGTGGCAAATCGCGGCTTCTTCCTGTCTACGCAGAAGTTTACGAGCGAGCAGCCCGCCCTGACGAAAGCCGTTGTGGATGAACTGACGAAAGTTAGCGATTGGGCAGAAGGAAACTCAAACGAGGTAGCGCAGTTCCTCTCCACAGAACTCAAGATCGATAAAGCCGCGTTAGATCTGGCGGAAACAAGACGGGGATATGGTGTGAAACCACTCGATTCTGAAGTGGTGGACGGTCAGCAGCAAATCGCGGATACGTTTTATCAATTAAAGCTGATTCCCAAACAAATCAAAATTAGTGATGCGGTTTGGAAAGGATAA
- a CDS encoding FAD/NAD(P)-binding protein gives MTHWIDSQLLDPAGQKTVSRLHDRAIGAANLAQPIDPVSTKIGIVGGGLSGVMVAVHLLQKATAPLEIYLIDRNPSGEGIAYGTKQDCHLLNVPASKMSLFADQPDHFLQWLQHCYPDCYPIDANAANFVSRRIYGEYIQSVLQSAIKHSSIAHLRCYRDIVTAIHPQPSQLKLVLQTGISLVADRVILAFGNPPPRNPEILDSSFYESDRYVRSVWNENWFSRISGLDSVLLIGSGLTAVDQVMTLKQRGHRGSVHLVSRRGLLPQPHQAVPNRCFPLTKGETVRSLLRLVRQEINQAMAEGQDWRSVIDALRSQTDSLWQSLPLEEQRRFLRHLRPYWEVHRHRIPPTIAQELHQLMRTGQLQIHTGRIQDFQETRSGVKAIIRKRNSQDLIEVRSHLVLNCTGPECDFRKLDNPLIQQLLSTGLVCPDPLRLGLAVAENGALVDRQGKASEQLFAIGSPRKGRFWETTAVPEIRVQAQQTAQNLLLTINLHRG, from the coding sequence ATGACTCATTGGATTGATTCTCAACTGCTTGACCCTGCTGGGCAGAAGACAGTCTCGCGGCTCCACGATCGAGCGATCGGCGCTGCAAATTTAGCTCAACCGATCGACCCAGTTTCAACGAAAATTGGCATTGTGGGGGGTGGATTAAGTGGCGTGATGGTTGCCGTCCATCTGCTACAAAAGGCAACTGCTCCTTTGGAGATTTATTTGATCGATCGCAATCCGAGCGGTGAGGGAATCGCCTATGGAACGAAGCAGGACTGTCATTTGCTCAACGTTCCTGCGAGTAAAATGAGCCTGTTTGCCGATCAGCCCGATCATTTCCTGCAATGGCTTCAGCACTGTTACCCAGACTGTTATCCGATCGATGCTAATGCTGCTAATTTTGTTTCCCGCCGAATATATGGAGAATATATTCAATCAGTGTTGCAGAGTGCTATCAAGCATTCCTCGATCGCTCATTTGCGATGTTACAGGGATATTGTCACCGCCATTCACCCCCAGCCATCGCAGCTAAAACTCGTTCTGCAAACTGGAATCTCTCTCGTTGCCGATCGCGTCATTCTTGCATTTGGCAATCCACCCCCTCGTAATCCTGAAATATTAGATTCCAGCTTCTACGAAAGCGATCGATATGTGCGATCGGTCTGGAATGAGAATTGGTTCAGCCGTATCTCTGGCTTGGACTCCGTTCTGTTGATTGGATCAGGGTTGACGGCAGTAGATCAGGTGATGACTTTGAAGCAGCGAGGGCATCGGGGATCAGTTCATCTGGTTTCCCGTCGCGGGTTGCTTCCCCAGCCGCATCAAGCGGTTCCTAATCGTTGCTTTCCTTTGACCAAGGGCGAAACAGTACGATCGCTGCTTCGTTTGGTGCGGCAGGAGATCAATCAGGCAATGGCTGAGGGACAGGACTGGCGATCGGTAATCGATGCCCTGCGTTCTCAAACCGATTCACTCTGGCAAAGTCTACCGCTGGAAGAACAGCGACGATTTTTGCGGCATTTGCGCCCCTATTGGGAAGTGCATCGACATCGAATTCCACCCACGATCGCCCAGGAATTACATCAACTGATGCGGACAGGGCAGCTTCAAATTCACACGGGACGCATTCAGGATTTTCAGGAAACCCGATCGGGGGTCAAAGCGATTATTCGCAAACGCAACAGCCAGGATTTAATCGAAGTGCGATCGCATCTGGTCTTAAACTGTACTGGACCCGAATGCGACTTTCGCAAACTGGACAATCCATTAATTCAGCAGCTTTTGAGTACGGGGTTGGTCTGCCCCGACCCGCTGCGTTTAGGTTTGGCAGTAGCAGAAAACGGAGCATTAGTTGATCGCCAGGGCAAAGCATCCGAACAGCTTTTTGCAATCGGTTCTCCCCGAAAGGGACGGTTTTGGGAAACTACAGCAGTTCCAGAAATCCGCGTCCAGGCACAGCAAACTGCTCAAAATCTGCTTCTTACGATTAACCTTCATCGGGGCTGA
- a CDS encoding Crp/Fnr family transcriptional regulator, protein MGKRTERNLLDILVQQNYLFRNLDKKWLAAHLPAEILIAEKIYSNRLVYTAFRPDSHIDVLYLILEGGPVIIRSAPLDRIIALSYPDGCFGMRSLPVGYGNAGYAFPSQVEAYKTTSVIKIPLTILQQLYENNETFRSRYDKLFELREKFQYHLLNCSTYPPQAVASLLRALVYQERSLGNQPNKEGIYTFDLPIDIIARACQLNHRTVEQVIKGMHKVGLVESAKDSDTSNDILRVVDAEGLKETYSATRDKVSWWPLK, encoded by the coding sequence ATGGGCAAACGCACCGAACGAAACCTGCTCGATATCCTGGTTCAGCAGAACTATCTGTTCAGGAACCTCGATAAAAAATGGCTGGCAGCACATCTCCCAGCCGAAATCCTAATTGCCGAAAAAATCTATTCCAATCGACTGGTCTACACGGCGTTTCGTCCCGACTCCCATATCGATGTCCTGTATCTGATTCTGGAAGGTGGACCTGTGATCATTCGCAGTGCCCCACTCGATCGCATTATTGCCCTTAGCTATCCGGACGGCTGCTTTGGGATGCGAAGTTTACCTGTTGGCTACGGCAATGCGGGCTATGCTTTTCCCAGCCAGGTGGAGGCATACAAAACGACGAGCGTGATCAAAATTCCGCTTACAATCCTGCAACAGCTTTACGAAAACAACGAAACCTTTCGCAGCCGCTATGACAAGCTGTTTGAACTGCGCGAGAAATTCCAGTATCACCTGCTGAATTGCAGCACTTATCCGCCCCAGGCTGTCGCGTCGCTACTGCGGGCACTGGTGTATCAGGAACGATCGCTCGGTAATCAACCCAACAAGGAGGGCATCTACACCTTTGATCTACCGATCGACATTATTGCCCGTGCCTGCCAGCTGAATCACCGCACGGTTGAACAGGTGATCAAAGGGATGCACAAAGTTGGTCTGGTAGAGTCTGCGAAGGATAGCGATACCTCTAACGATATTTTGCGCGTTGTTGATGCGGAGGGCTTAAAGGAAACCTACAGCGCAACCAGAGATAAGGTATCGTGGTGGCCTCTTAAATAG
- a CDS encoding pentapeptide repeat-containing protein, which translates to MFGLRRSKVQEKCCTDTRSRICAKNSTIADKLTRCITFKSALHRAILRRTILRRTILRRAILHRAILHRAILHRAALYLREALETELGIARPI; encoded by the coding sequence ATGTTTGGTCTGAGGCGCAGCAAAGTGCAAGAGAAGTGTTGCACCGATACACGCTCAAGGATCTGTGCCAAAAACTCGACGATCGCCGACAAGTTAACTCGATGTATTACATTTAAGTCAGCATTACATCGGGCAATATTACGTCGAACAATATTACGTCGAACAATATTACGTCGGGCAATATTACATCGGGCAATATTACATCGGGCAATATTACATCGGGCAGCATTATATTTAAGAGAAGCTTTAGAGACAGAACTGGGAATCGCACGCCCTATTTAA
- a CDS encoding RrF2 family transcriptional regulator yields the protein MELSCKVEYAMISLLELASQPNPNKPLQIKQVAEKHGIPERYLEQVFTLLRRAGILQSQRGSKGGYILARQSWQITLLDIFNSLEDPKPNSRQVVSTQTDRSLIRDVWSEAQQSAREVLHRYTLKDLCQKLDDRRQVNSMYYI from the coding sequence ATGGAACTCTCCTGCAAAGTTGAATACGCTATGATTTCCCTGCTGGAACTGGCAAGTCAGCCAAATCCCAATAAACCGCTTCAGATTAAGCAGGTTGCAGAGAAGCATGGCATTCCTGAACGCTATCTAGAGCAGGTGTTTACGCTACTGCGGCGAGCGGGAATTCTTCAAAGTCAACGGGGTAGCAAAGGAGGCTACATCCTGGCACGGCAGTCCTGGCAGATTACGCTGCTCGATATTTTTAATAGTTTAGAAGACCCTAAACCCAATTCCCGCCAGGTTGTTTCTACGCAAACGGATCGATCACTCATTCGAGATGTTTGGTCTGAGGCGCAGCAAAGTGCAAGAGAAGTGTTGCACCGATACACGCTCAAGGATCTGTGCCAAAAACTCGACGATCGCCGACAAGTTAACTCGATGTATTACATTTAA
- a CDS encoding sulfurtransferase — MALQFLKRSLRRQQFTSQLRSKLGLFVAGLLALVLPLFPFLPGGATTASPVQFVTPDWVTQNASDPNLRILDVRINPFDYFSGHLPNAVHIADNSFRGPNGTLPVQYWQSDKLKSLFEQAGVTDGSKVLIYSDGRDVLGATMVAYLLERSGHTNVAVLNGGFAGYKAANLPVTKEFPQYRPGRFTVKENSAVRVSLAEVKQLIGKSGVTFIDPRPPELFSGQQQVWARNGHIPGAKNIPWVTFTTGEANFHQLKSLDEIRTILADRNVKPEDNIIVTCSTGREATLQYHVLKHLLGYPNVRVYEGSWTEYSSYPDLPIETGAGA; from the coding sequence ATGGCACTTCAGTTTCTCAAGCGATCGTTACGACGCCAGCAGTTTACTTCACAACTGCGATCGAAGCTCGGTCTATTTGTCGCAGGCTTGCTCGCGTTAGTGCTGCCCTTATTTCCGTTCCTGCCCGGTGGAGCAACAACTGCAAGCCCGGTACAGTTTGTTACTCCCGATTGGGTGACTCAGAACGCCAGCGACCCCAATCTCCGCATTCTGGATGTCCGCATCAATCCGTTCGATTATTTCAGCGGGCATTTGCCTAACGCGGTTCACATTGCAGACAATTCGTTTCGCGGTCCCAATGGAACTTTGCCCGTGCAGTACTGGCAGTCTGACAAGCTCAAGTCTCTGTTTGAACAGGCAGGCGTCACAGATGGCAGCAAAGTGCTGATTTATTCCGATGGACGGGATGTGCTGGGCGCAACAATGGTGGCCTACCTGCTGGAGCGATCGGGTCACACAAATGTTGCAGTCCTGAACGGGGGATTTGCGGGGTACAAAGCAGCAAACCTGCCCGTAACCAAGGAGTTTCCCCAATACCGTCCTGGTCGCTTCACGGTAAAAGAAAATTCGGCAGTGCGGGTTTCACTGGCTGAGGTCAAGCAGTTGATTGGCAAATCTGGCGTCACGTTCATCGACCCTCGCCCACCGGAGCTTTTTTCGGGTCAGCAGCAGGTTTGGGCGCGTAATGGACATATTCCGGGTGCAAAAAACATTCCCTGGGTCACGTTTACAACGGGCGAAGCCAATTTTCATCAGCTTAAATCCCTGGACGAGATTCGCACAATCCTTGCCGATCGCAATGTGAAGCCAGAAGACAATATCATCGTGACGTGCAGCACGGGACGAGAAGCTACGCTGCAATATCACGTCCTGAAGCATCTGCTGGGCTACCCAAACGTGCGCGTGTACGAGGGTTCCTGGACAGAGTATTCCTCCTATCCGGATTTACCGATCGAAACAGGAGCAGGCGCATAG
- a CDS encoding YeeE/YedE family protein → MSNIALSQYPQASPRPQTILIAILLGLFALGAIVVSPFGGLKQSVLFLIGGLFGISLYHASFGFASSYRKLFVYRDVRGVLAQLLMLAIATLLFAPFLLAGSAFGQSLRGAVAPVGVQGAIGAFLFGIGMQLGSGCACGTLYTIGGGSSMMLLTLLTFGIGSFWASLTGSLWAGLPATEPISLLKSWGWAGVGLQLALLGTIALLLWEWRKSAPTAADIPSTSDQPFNLKHFLYGPWSLVFGAIVLAILNGLTLLIAGRPWGVTWGFTLWTAKMAQWLGWNPATSEFWSQGMGAEALNQSVFADITSVMNFGIVLGAALAAALAGRLAVKKPVSQWAIVAALMGGLMMGYGARLAFGCNVGAYFSGIASTSLHGWLWITFALLGTGLGIRMRSLFRLSN, encoded by the coding sequence ATGTCTAACATTGCCCTATCCCAGTATCCCCAGGCTTCTCCCCGTCCCCAAACAATCCTCATCGCCATTCTGCTGGGGCTGTTTGCACTGGGGGCGATCGTCGTCAGTCCCTTTGGGGGGCTAAAGCAAAGTGTTTTATTCCTGATTGGCGGACTGTTTGGAATCAGCCTGTATCATGCCAGTTTTGGCTTTGCCTCGTCCTATCGAAAACTGTTTGTCTACCGGGATGTGAGAGGCGTACTCGCACAACTCCTGATGTTGGCGATCGCAACGCTGCTCTTTGCACCATTCCTGTTAGCGGGCAGTGCGTTTGGTCAAAGCTTGCGGGGAGCCGTTGCGCCAGTGGGTGTGCAGGGGGCGATCGGCGCATTTTTGTTTGGCATTGGGATGCAGCTGGGCAGCGGGTGTGCCTGCGGGACGCTCTACACGATCGGCGGCGGCAGCAGTATGATGCTGTTAACGTTGCTGACCTTTGGCATCGGCTCTTTCTGGGCAAGCTTGACCGGATCACTGTGGGCAGGACTCCCCGCGACCGAACCCATTTCCCTCCTCAAATCCTGGGGTTGGGCAGGGGTTGGATTACAGCTTGCCCTGCTGGGAACGATCGCTTTGCTGCTTTGGGAATGGAGAAAATCTGCCCCGACTGCGGCTGATATCCCTTCTACTTCCGATCAGCCTTTCAATCTCAAGCATTTTCTGTATGGTCCCTGGTCCCTGGTGTTTGGGGCAATTGTCCTTGCCATCCTGAATGGATTGACGCTGCTGATTGCGGGTCGTCCCTGGGGTGTTACCTGGGGCTTTACTCTGTGGACTGCCAAAATGGCTCAATGGTTAGGTTGGAATCCGGCAACCAGCGAGTTTTGGAGTCAGGGCATGGGAGCGGAAGCCTTGAACCAGAGTGTCTTTGCTGACATTACTTCCGTGATGAATTTTGGCATCGTGCTGGGAGCTGCCCTTGCTGCTGCCCTGGCAGGACGATTGGCGGTGAAAAAGCCTGTTTCTCAATGGGCGATCGTCGCTGCTCTAATGGGTGGATTGATGATGGGCTACGGAGCAAGGTTAGCGTTTGGCTGTAATGTGGGAGCTTATTTTAGCGGCATTGCTTCCACCAGTTTGCATGGCTGGCTGTGGATCACGTTTGCCCTACTGGGAACAGGATTAGGAATTCGGATGCGATCGCTGTTTCGGCTTTCTAATTAG
- a CDS encoding D-2-hydroxyacid dehydrogenase, with the protein MKLILPTEFFAVLSPQLPADVDVVWADADGNFNGSPIDAEVYFNWYYLKSSTLHNVLAAAPNLRWQQTPSAGVNHILTPVFLEREITLTNAAGVFAVPIAEFVMAYILSYVKLFPTLYTLQADRQWLRSADEPKLPIGEIENASLLIIGAGSIGQAIAQRASAFGMRVWGSRRHPDPLPYFEKIVGAEEWRSLLPDADYVVIAAPLTPETQGMFDEKALRAMRSTAYLINIARGAIVDEAALLRALHEDWIAGAALDTFCTEPLPPNSPFWSLSNVFVTPHCSGRSDREVQRTIDLFLDNLQRYRIGQPLRNIVNKALGY; encoded by the coding sequence ATGAAGCTTATTCTGCCCACAGAATTTTTTGCCGTTTTGAGTCCGCAACTTCCTGCGGATGTGGATGTTGTTTGGGCAGATGCAGACGGAAATTTTAACGGAAGCCCGATCGATGCAGAGGTTTACTTCAACTGGTACTATCTCAAGTCCAGTACGCTCCACAACGTTTTAGCGGCTGCACCCAATCTACGCTGGCAGCAAACGCCCAGTGCGGGAGTGAATCACATTTTAACGCCTGTGTTTCTGGAGCGAGAGATTACGCTGACAAACGCAGCAGGAGTTTTTGCGGTTCCGATCGCAGAATTTGTCATGGCGTATATTCTCAGCTATGTAAAACTGTTCCCAACGCTGTACACGCTGCAAGCCGATCGTCAGTGGCTCCGCAGTGCAGACGAACCCAAACTTCCGATTGGCGAGATTGAAAACGCTTCACTGCTGATCATCGGTGCAGGCAGTATCGGACAGGCAATTGCCCAGCGAGCCAGTGCTTTTGGAATGCGAGTTTGGGGGAGTCGTCGGCATCCCGATCCGTTGCCGTACTTCGAGAAGATTGTGGGTGCTGAAGAATGGCGATCGCTGCTCCCGGATGCGGACTATGTGGTAATTGCTGCCCCTCTCACCCCTGAAACTCAAGGGATGTTTGATGAAAAGGCACTCCGAGCCATGCGGTCTACCGCTTATCTGATTAATATTGCGCGAGGGGCGATCGTGGATGAGGCTGCGCTATTGAGGGCGTTGCACGAAGACTGGATTGCGGGAGCAGCGTTAGATACCTTTTGTACTGAACCTTTGCCGCCCAATAGCCCATTCTGGTCACTGTCTAATGTGTTTGTGACTCCCCACTGTTCCGGCAGATCGGATCGAGAAGTTCAACGGACGATCGATTTGTTTCTGGATAATTTACAGCGCTATCGAATAGGGCAACCGCTGAGAAATATCGTGAATAAAGCTTTAGGGTACTGA
- a CDS encoding Na/Pi cotransporter family protein produces the protein MLKTHDPTHLLVLLVGGSMLLLYGVKQVTDAMERAFGARLRLIMMNLATRPVAAFGSGVIITLLTQSSTATASIMIGLVSAQLVPLTAAVVMLLGAAVGSTLVVQLLAFHFIDYALEMLGLTAAFALLARRTRLSEVGSGLFSFGLVLVGLAMIDASSTPIADSAITNAMMQALAQSPLVLLLLGILLAAVFVSSIAAIGIVMILAGSGALPLMAALAVTLGANIGTTLTPLLSALNQRNIAGRRLGIIYTGTRLVGVTAAMLLLDPIAALLEYLLPAPAAQIALAHLGFNVILAILFVPLAEQLAHLATQLLPESKQTQKKGSRYLDPDALTLPAVALGQAMREVLRMADLATEMLQLSIRAFEDGDKSLSKRIGNLDDQLDDLETAIKNYLIQLNDETLNDEQTRRELSLLHISTELEAIGDIVDRQLMRLARRKQRKQIAFAQPEWDDLVTYHREVLGLLKRVLAGLATQDPTIAAEVLVHRKYLDQIKRDIHLRHLQNLTSGTPASLDASAIHLEMVTAMSRISSHTCSIARAVQGEF, from the coding sequence ATGCTCAAAACCCATGATCCCACCCATCTTTTGGTTCTTTTGGTGGGGGGTTCAATGCTGCTGCTCTACGGAGTGAAGCAGGTGACGGATGCCATGGAGCGAGCATTTGGCGCACGGCTGCGCTTGATTATGATGAATCTGGCAACCCGTCCCGTTGCGGCTTTCGGTTCCGGAGTGATTATCACCTTACTAACGCAAAGCTCCACGGCAACGGCTTCCATTATGATTGGGTTGGTCAGTGCCCAGCTTGTGCCTCTGACGGCGGCAGTTGTGATGCTCCTGGGGGCTGCGGTTGGGTCTACGCTCGTTGTGCAATTGCTGGCATTTCATTTTATAGACTATGCGCTGGAGATGCTGGGGCTGACGGCTGCCTTTGCGCTTTTGGCTCGGCGCACCCGGCTGAGTGAGGTTGGCAGTGGGCTATTCAGCTTTGGCTTAGTCTTAGTCGGACTTGCCATGATCGATGCCAGCAGTACCCCGATTGCCGATAGCGCGATTACGAATGCCATGATGCAAGCCCTGGCGCAGTCTCCGCTTGTGTTGTTGCTGCTGGGGATATTGCTTGCCGCCGTCTTTGTGTCCAGTATTGCGGCGATCGGGATTGTGATGATCCTGGCAGGAAGCGGTGCGTTGCCTCTGATGGCAGCATTGGCAGTGACGCTGGGAGCTAATATCGGGACAACTCTGACTCCTCTGCTGAGTGCCCTAAATCAGCGCAATATTGCTGGACGACGACTGGGGATAATTTACACCGGAACTCGGCTGGTGGGCGTTACCGCGGCAATGCTATTGCTTGATCCGATCGCCGCCCTTCTGGAATATCTTCTGCCCGCTCCGGCAGCACAAATTGCGCTAGCGCATCTGGGATTTAATGTCATTCTGGCAATTCTGTTTGTTCCGTTGGCAGAGCAACTGGCGCATCTGGCAACGCAGCTCCTGCCGGAATCGAAGCAAACCCAGAAAAAAGGCTCTCGCTATCTCGATCCGGATGCATTGACCTTGCCTGCGGTTGCTCTGGGACAGGCGATGCGAGAAGTGCTGCGAATGGCAGATTTAGCGACGGAGATGCTGCAACTGAGTATTCGTGCCTTTGAAGATGGCGATAAGAGTTTATCCAAACGAATCGGTAATTTAGATGATCAGTTAGATGACCTGGAGACCGCGATTAAAAATTATCTGATTCAGCTCAATGATGAAACGCTGAATGATGAGCAGACACGACGCGAACTCTCTCTGCTGCATATCAGTACCGAACTGGAAGCCATTGGAGACATTGTCGATCGCCAGCTAATGCGTCTTGCTCGTCGAAAACAGCGAAAACAAATTGCCTTTGCCCAGCCGGAATGGGATGACCTGGTAACGTATCACCGGGAAGTGCTGGGATTACTGAAGCGGGTGCTGGCAGGATTGGCAACCCAAGATCCGACGATCGCAGCAGAAGTGCTGGTTCACCGCAAATATCTCGATCAGATTAAGCGCGACATCCACCTGCGCCACCTGCAAAACCTGACTTCGGGAACTCCTGCCAGTTTAGATGCCAGTGCAATTCACCTGGAGATGGTCACTGCAATGAGCCGGATTTCGTCTCACACTTGCAGCATTGCCCGTGCGGTTCAGGGGGAGTTCTAG
- a CDS encoding 1,2-dihydroxy-3-keto-5-methylthiopentene dioxygenase, with protein MATLQLEDGTLLTELDDIAEELAPLGIALHSWSIGNDPELRQLLSQEVLTEDEKEQVLAAFDHYFGTLQQTKNYRARDLVVLHPQVPNLDEALAKFDRIHTHPDDEVRYIIDGEGVFGIVKPDGSQVRLTIYPEEYINVPAGTEHWFYLTETRRIKAIRYFSETSGWVPQYTGREIQSLATLAAMAEPIA; from the coding sequence ATGGCAACCCTACAGTTAGAAGACGGCACGCTTCTCACAGAACTGGATGACATTGCTGAAGAACTTGCTCCCCTGGGGATTGCGCTGCACTCCTGGAGCATTGGCAACGATCCTGAACTGCGGCAATTGCTCAGCCAGGAGGTTCTCACCGAAGACGAAAAGGAACAGGTGTTAGCCGCGTTTGATCATTACTTTGGCACGCTCCAGCAAACCAAAAACTATCGTGCCCGCGATCTCGTCGTCCTGCATCCCCAGGTTCCGAACTTAGACGAAGCGCTGGCAAAATTCGATCGCATTCATACCCATCCGGACGATGAAGTCCGATACATCATTGATGGAGAGGGTGTCTTTGGGATCGTTAAACCCGATGGTAGTCAGGTCAGGCTGACGATTTACCCGGAAGAATATATTAATGTTCCGGCTGGAACCGAACACTGGTTTTACCTGACCGAGACCCGACGGATTAAAGCGATTCGCTACTTCAGTGAAACTTCAGGCTGGGTTCCCCAATACACCGGGCGAGAAATTCAGAGTTTGGCGACTCTTGCGGCAATGGCGGAGCCGATCGCTTAA